In Cicer arietinum cultivar CDC Frontier isolate Library 1 chromosome 1, Cicar.CDCFrontier_v2.0, whole genome shotgun sequence, one DNA window encodes the following:
- the LOC101510741 gene encoding diacylglycerol kinase 5-like encodes MGSRNYDSEFLKNFWIPNHVLVPDSKTDDGEIDAGDGPKCPVLVFVNSKSGGQLGGDLLKTYRSVLKEKQVFDLGEEGPDKVLSRIYANLENLKVQGDQLAIWTMERLRLIVAGGDGTAGWLLGVVCDLKLSHPPAIATVPLGTGNNLPFAFGWGKKNPGTDEQSVLSFLEQVLKAKEMKIDNWHILMRMRTPKHSCDPVAPLELPHSLHAFHRVSETDELNIEGCHTFRGGFWNYFSMGMDAQVSYAFHSERKLHPEKFKNQLVNQSTYAKLGCTQGWFLASLFHPPTRNIAHMAKVKVMKTPGHWEDLQIPSGIRSIVCLNLPSFSGGLNPWGTPNRRRQRDRDLTPPYVDDGLIEVVGFRDAWHGLVLLAPNGHGTRLAQARKIRFEFHKGAVDHTYMRIDGEPWKQPLPTDDDTVLVEISHHGQVNMLATHDARSKSVYDPSSPYHNDAEDDDVNEEDILADEFRKFGAADTFKIPDEVDIAHLS; translated from the exons ATGGGATCTCGAAACTACGATTCCGAATTCCTGAAGAACTTTTGGATCCCTAACCACGTGCTCGTGCCGGATTCTAAGACTGATGATGGCGAGATCGATGCTGGTGATGGACCAAAGTGTCCTGTGCTTGTTTTTGTTAACTCCAAAAGTGGTGGTCAGCTAGGTGGAGACCTTTTGAAAACCTATCGTTCGGTTCTTAAAGAAAAACAG gTTTTTGATTTGGGGGAAGAGGGTCCTGATAAGGTTCTGAGTAGAATCTATGCTAATTTGGAAAACCTGAAAGTTCAGGGTGATCAACTTGCTATATGGACTATGGAGAGATTGAGATTAATT GTTGCAGGGGGTGATGGAACAGCTGGTTGGTTGCTTGGAGTTGTTTGTGATCTCAAACTATCTCATCCACCTGCCATAGCCACGGTTCCCTTGGGCACTGGGAATAATCTACCATTTGCATTTGGTTGG GGGAAGAAGAACCCGGGAACAGATGAGCAATCTGTTTTGTCATTTCTAGAGCAAGTATTGAAAGCtaaggaaatgaaaattgacAA CTGGCACATTCTTATGCGGATGAGGACCCCGAAACATTCCTGTGATCCCGTTGCACCTCTTGAGTTACCCCATTCTCTGCATGCCTTCCATCGAGTATCAGAGACAGATGAACTTAATATA GAAGGTTGCCATACTTTTCGTGGGGGATTTTGGAATTACTTCAGCATGG GAATGGATGCTCAAGTGTCTTATGCATTTCATTCTGAACGAAAATTGCAccctgaaaaattcaaaaatcagTTGGTTAATCAG AGTACTTATGCTAAGCTCGGATGCACACAAGGATGGTTTTTAGCTTCACTATTCCATCCTCCGACCag GAACATAGCACATATGGCAAAAGTCAAAGTCATGAAAACACCTGGTCATTGGGAAGATCTACAAATACCTTCCGG CATCCGATCAATTGTATGCCTTAACTTGCCTAGCTTTTCTGGTGGATTGAATCCATGGGGTACACCAAACAGAAGGAGGCAGCGTGAT AGAGATTTGACACCTCCATATGTAGATGATGGCCTTATTGAAGTTGTTGGTTTTAGAGATGCCTGGCACGGGCTTGTTTTACTTGCTCCAAATGGACATGGAACTCGCCTTGCTCAG GCACGCAAAATCCGCTTTGAGTTTCACAAAGGCGCAGTAGATCATACATACATGAGGATTGATGGGGAACCTTGGAAGCAACCTCTCCCAACTGATGATGATACTGTTTTGGTAGAGATTTCTCACCATGGTCAGGTTAACATGCTTGCCACTCATGATGCGAGATCTAAAAGTGTGTATGATCCATCATCACCTTATCATAAtgatgctgaagatgatgatgttAATGAAGAAGACATTTTAGCAGAtgaatttcgaaaatttggtgCAGCAGATACATTCAAAATCCCGGATGAGGTAGATATTGCTCATCTTAGTTAG
- the LOC101510411 gene encoding protein THYLAKOID FORMATION1, chloroplastic-like: MAALTSLSFSTLTQCSKRKSTMTSTLGIRTHFSYHHNYVGVRPFNSTSKMVIQCMSSVTDIPSVSETKLSFLKAYKRPIPSIYNNVLQELIVQHHLMRYKTSYRYDPVFALGFVTIYDKLMEGYPSDEDRDAIFKAYINALKEDPQQYRIDAQKLEEWARAQNSTSLVEFSSKEGEVEGILKDVAERAGGKGEFSYSRFFAVGLFRLLELANATEPTILDKLCAVLNVNKRSVDRDLDVYRMLLSKLVQAKELLREYIDREKKKREERAEPQNANGAIAKCLGQQLSVL; this comes from the exons ATGGCAGCTCTCACTTCTTTGTCATTCTCAACCTTAACTCAATGCTCAAAGAGAAAATCAACTATGACATCCACTCTTGGAATTCGGACACATTTCTCTTACCATCATAATTATGTTGGTGTTCGACCTTTCAATTCTACATCTAAAATGGTTATTCAATGCATGTCTTCTGTCACAG ATATTCCCAGTGTCTCTGAGACAAAGTTAAGTTTCCTAAAGGCATATAAACGACCAATCCCTAGTATCTATAACAATGTGCTGCAGGAGCTCATTGTCCAGCATCATTTAATGAGATACAAGACATCATACCGTTATGATCCTGTATTTGCTCTTGGTTTTGTCACAATTTATGACAAACTCATGGAAGGTTATCCTAGTGATGAGGACAGAGATGCCATCTTCAAAGCTTATATTAATGCATTGAAGGAAGATCCACAACAATACAG AATTGATGCACAGAAGTTGGAAGAGTGGGCTCGGGCTCAAAACTCAACTTCCTTGGTTGAGTTTTCATCCAAAGAAGGAGAAGTTGAAGGGATATTAAAGGATGTTGCAGAAAGAGCAGGAGGAAAAGGTGAATTCAGTTACAGTCGGTTCTTTGCGGTCGGCCTTTTTCGCCTTCTTGAGTTGGCAAATGCAACAGAACCAACAATTTTAGACAAG CTTTGTGCCGTTTTGAACGTCAACAAAAGAAGCGTAGATCGGGACTTGGATGTGTATCGGATGCTGCTTTCCAAGCTGGTTCAAGCAAAAGAGTTGCTAAGGGAATATATTGACAG ggagaagaagaaaagagaagaaagggCTGAACCACAGAACGCTAATGGGGCAATTGCAAAATGTTTGGGGCAACAATTGTCTGTTCTGTAG